A genomic segment from Truepera sp. encodes:
- a CDS encoding MFS transporter, with translation MPKTSWQRILFVMFFAQLLASIGFSTIFPFLPSYVEFLGVKGSGSIIFWVAAVFSVQAIAMMVAAPIWGAIADRHGRKLMVERALVGGAVVIFLMAFVRSAEELTFLRLVQGLTTGVASAGNSMVAAAAPRNRLGYAMGMMQTASWAGASIGPMIGGALEYFFGYRLSFVVTAGLLLVGGLLVLFGVKEDFQRPADDEHGVSGMLHAWRAVIKTTGVPLAYFLRFSAWLGRTMLVPFLPLFIATITVDKELAGMYTGLAIGLAALSSTLSGVVLGRLSDRVGYKPILVVSAFACAVFYVPMAYVTDVFQLIAVNVLIGLAIGGVLPSISAMLARLTPRGVAGSVYGIDTSVAAASRAVAPIVAGVIVTLTSLPGDTNYRTIFLVTAALFLVTALVAAWRLPSRAVEPGD, from the coding sequence GTGCCGAAAACCAGCTGGCAACGCATCCTCTTCGTCATGTTCTTCGCGCAGCTGCTTGCCTCCATCGGTTTCTCGACCATCTTCCCTTTCCTGCCCAGCTACGTCGAGTTCCTCGGCGTGAAAGGGTCGGGCTCGATCATCTTCTGGGTCGCGGCCGTTTTCAGCGTGCAGGCGATAGCGATGATGGTCGCTGCGCCCATCTGGGGCGCCATCGCCGACCGCCATGGGCGCAAGCTCATGGTCGAGCGGGCGTTGGTGGGCGGCGCCGTCGTCATCTTCCTCATGGCCTTCGTACGCAGCGCGGAGGAACTGACCTTCCTCAGGCTCGTGCAGGGCCTCACGACGGGAGTAGCGAGCGCAGGCAACTCGATGGTGGCGGCGGCCGCGCCCCGCAACCGGCTCGGGTACGCCATGGGGATGATGCAGACGGCGTCCTGGGCCGGGGCGTCGATAGGCCCCATGATCGGCGGCGCGCTCGAGTACTTCTTCGGCTACCGCCTCTCGTTCGTGGTCACGGCCGGGTTGCTCCTCGTGGGCGGCCTGCTCGTCCTCTTCGGCGTGAAGGAGGACTTCCAGCGGCCCGCGGACGACGAACACGGCGTGAGTGGCATGCTCCACGCGTGGCGCGCGGTGATCAAGACGACGGGCGTGCCCCTCGCCTACTTCCTCCGTTTCAGCGCCTGGCTCGGGCGCACCATGCTGGTGCCCTTCCTGCCACTGTTCATAGCCACGATCACCGTCGACAAGGAGCTGGCCGGCATGTACACGGGCCTGGCCATCGGCCTCGCCGCCTTGTCTTCCACGCTGAGCGGCGTGGTCTTGGGGCGCCTCTCCGATAGGGTCGGCTACAAGCCGATCCTGGTGGTGTCGGCGTTCGCGTGCGCGGTCTTCTACGTGCCCATGGCGTACGTCACCGACGTCTTCCAACTGATCGCCGTCAACGTTCTCATCGGCCTGGCCATCGGCGGCGTCCTGCCCTCCATCAGCGCCATGCTCGCCCGCCTCACCCCGAGGGGGGTGGCAGGCTCCGTGTACGGCATCGACACCTCCGTGGCGGCCGCCTCGCGGGCCGTGGCGCCCATCGTCGCCGGTGTGATCGTCACCCTTACGAGCCTGCCCGGCGACACCAACTACCGGACCATCTTCTTGGTGACTGCGGCGCTCTTCTTGGTGACGGCCCTGGTCGCCGCGTGGCGGCTCCCGAGCCGGGCGGTGGAGCCGGGCGACTGA
- a CDS encoding Crp/Fnr family transcriptional regulator: MPLTEAEILARCPLFAELADEDVQALALVARRRNLESGESLFMAGERAKGLAVVVSGRVKVYVISPASGREVVLTMEHPFNAVAELVSLDGGPYPASAEAAEASEVLWLEQSGFQRVLRERPQVALHLMGMLGRRLRRLVALVEQISFQEVIQRLARYLLEVAQSGVPFVLDTNGVIAAQLGTVPELVSRNLSRLHAGGIVELQGRKVTGLDFAQLEEMARSAGR; this comes from the coding sequence ATGCCGCTGACCGAAGCCGAGATCCTCGCCCGCTGCCCCCTGTTCGCGGAGCTCGCGGACGAGGACGTGCAGGCGCTCGCACTCGTTGCCAGGCGGCGCAACCTCGAGTCCGGCGAGTCGCTCTTCATGGCCGGGGAGCGGGCCAAGGGGCTGGCGGTCGTGGTGAGCGGCCGCGTGAAGGTCTACGTGATCTCGCCCGCCAGCGGGCGCGAGGTCGTGCTGACCATGGAGCACCCGTTCAACGCGGTGGCCGAGTTGGTGTCCTTGGACGGCGGCCCCTACCCGGCCAGCGCCGAGGCGGCCGAGGCCAGCGAGGTGCTATGGCTCGAGCAGTCGGGTTTCCAGCGTGTGCTCAGGGAGCGGCCTCAGGTGGCGCTTCACCTGATGGGCATGCTCGGCAGGCGCTTGCGGCGGCTGGTGGCGCTCGTGGAACAGATCTCGTTCCAGGAGGTAATCCAACGCTTGGCCCGCTACCTGCTGGAGGTCGCCCAGAGCGGGGTTCCCTTCGTGCTGGACACGAACGGCGTCATTGCCGCGCAGCTGGGGACGGTGCCCGAACTGGTCAGCCGCAACCTCTCGCGGCTTCACGCCGGGGGCATAGTCGAACTGCAGGGACGCAAGGTCACCGGCCTGGACTTCGCCCAGTTGGAGGAGATGGCGCGGTCGGCGGGGCGCTAG
- a CDS encoding metal-sulfur cluster assembly factor has protein sequence MTETEFTEINPAVPARNVLEALHAVIDPELGLDIVSLGMVYTVAVVDSQVAIEMTLTTPGCPLHGSIEADVRHCLGQVPGVGDISVDLVWDPPWTPDAMSDQAKRSLGFY, from the coding sequence ATGACCGAAACGGAGTTCACGGAGATCAACCCGGCCGTCCCAGCGCGCAACGTGCTCGAGGCCCTGCACGCGGTGATCGATCCCGAGCTGGGGCTCGACATCGTCAGCTTGGGGATGGTGTACACGGTGGCCGTGGTGGACTCGCAAGTGGCGATCGAGATGACGCTCACCACGCCGGGGTGTCCGCTGCACGGGAGCATAGAGGCCGACGTGCGCCACTGCCTGGGTCAGGTGCCGGGGGTCGGCGACATCAGCGTCGACCTGGTATGGGACCCGCCCTGGACGCCAGACGCCATGAGCGACCAGGCGAAGCGCTCCCTCGGCTTCTACTGA
- a CDS encoding DUF2249 domain-containing protein, producing the protein MADKFLDNRGLEPPNPMIRTLEALDEMAPGEVLTIHNDRVPVYLLPQLADAGAEYEVLEQDDGSAQVRITKGA; encoded by the coding sequence ATGGCCGACAAGTTCCTCGACAACCGGGGTCTCGAACCCCCCAACCCGATGATCAGGACCCTCGAGGCCTTGGACGAGATGGCGCCCGGCGAAGTACTTACCATCCACAACGACCGCGTGCCCGTCTATCTCCTGCCGCAACTCGCCGATGCCGGCGCCGAGTACGAGGTCTTGGAACAGGACGACGGCAGCGCGCAGGTTCGGATCACCAAAGGGGCCTGA
- a CDS encoding cupin domain-containing protein yields MPLFKTSEVARFSERGPVPRPLNVGEHMAVMLLCLQKHQQIVAPESDGAETIFTVLEGSGTITEDDRVYEVAAGDIVHVKPGSQKSLEAGEGTFTVVGVRQLGGKHGA; encoded by the coding sequence ATGCCGCTCTTCAAGACGTCGGAGGTGGCTCGGTTCTCGGAACGCGGCCCGGTGCCCAGGCCGTTGAACGTGGGCGAGCACATGGCCGTCATGCTGCTCTGCCTACAGAAGCACCAGCAGATCGTGGCGCCCGAATCGGACGGGGCCGAGACCATCTTCACCGTCCTGGAAGGCAGCGGCACCATCACAGAGGATGACCGGGTCTACGAGGTGGCCGCGGGTGACATCGTTCACGTGAAGCCGGGCTCGCAGAAGTCGCTCGAGGCGGGAGAGGGGACCTTCACCGTCGTGGGCGTCCGGCAGTTGGGGGGCAAGCATGGCGCTTAG
- a CDS encoding ferredoxin, giving the protein MFVDMEACIECGICEEIAPGIRDCTEHVPVTSLTIEAMANCPTGAIKWAEGGTDEDDRRAHHPAA; this is encoded by the coding sequence ATGTTCGTCGACATGGAAGCCTGCATCGAGTGCGGCATCTGTGAGGAGATAGCGCCGGGCATCCGCGACTGCACCGAGCACGTGCCAGTCACCAGCCTGACCATCGAAGCTATGGCTAACTGCCCCACTGGAGCCATCAAGTGGGCCGAAGGAGGAACCGATGAAGACGATAGACGTGCGCACCATCCCGCCGCGTGA
- a CDS encoding DUF2249 domain-containing protein, which yields MKTIDVRTIPPRERHPLLFQAFDDLEAGQAFELINDHDPKPLYYQFQVERSGTVEWEYLEQGPETWRIRVGKVD from the coding sequence ATGAAGACGATAGACGTGCGCACCATCCCGCCGCGTGAGCGACACCCGCTGCTGTTCCAGGCGTTCGACGACCTGGAAGCGGGTCAGGCGTTCGAACTGATCAACGACCACGACCCCAAGCCGCTCTACTATCAGTTCCAGGTGGAGCGCAGCGGCACGGTCGAGTGGGAATATCTCGAGCAAGGACCCGAAACCTGGCGCATCCGCGTCGGCAAGGTCGACTGA
- a CDS encoding RDD family protein, whose amino-acid sequence MSDQAPSDRNPESDDHKETPPVPPIPPVPPVPPVAPPEGAAPAGPEAQSKPDVGKRAIAYIIDAVIAGVLSALPVIGSLLGFAYILTRDGFDFDFMDGRSLGKKLMKLRVVREDGGKMDLTTSIKRNWTLALGSLGYLVVYAPFLGIIALTLLLSLVGAIVGLIEIYLVLTAPDGRRYGDRFAGTHVIESDS is encoded by the coding sequence ATGTCGGACCAAGCGCCTTCAGACCGCAATCCAGAGTCTGACGACCACAAAGAGACCCCACCCGTTCCACCCATCCCTCCCGTGCCACCCGTGCCGCCCGTAGCGCCTCCCGAAGGCGCCGCCCCCGCCGGACCCGAGGCCCAGTCGAAGCCGGACGTGGGCAAGCGCGCCATCGCGTACATCATCGACGCGGTCATCGCCGGGGTGCTGAGCGCCCTTCCTGTGATCGGCAGCCTGCTCGGCTTCGCGTACATCCTCACCCGTGACGGTTTCGATTTCGACTTCATGGACGGGCGTTCGCTGGGCAAGAAGCTGATGAAGCTGCGGGTGGTGCGCGAAGACGGCGGCAAGATGGACCTCACCACCTCCATCAAGCGCAACTGGACGCTCGCGCTGGGCTCGCTCGGCTACTTGGTCGTCTACGCCCCGTTCCTCGGCATCATCGCCCTGACGCTGCTGCTCTCCCTGGTCGGCGCGATCGTCGGTCTCATCGAGATCTACCTGGTCCTCACCGCTCCGGACGGGCGCCGCTACGGCGACCGCTTCGCGGGCACGCACGTCATCGAATCCGACTCCTAG
- the pta gene encoding phosphate acetyltransferase — translation MASAHGFFVVPTGPGVGLTSVCLGLVRALEREGLRVGFIKPIRQPGDDEGVERSTEFVRRSTTIEPGEPMRYAEAEAHLAAGRQSELLQALVGRYEKAAAGADVIIVEGLAATADHPNLDGLNAALARALDCQSIFVATPQPDLKALDDRLELAAQLFGGAGSARVLGVVVNQLNAPSMAVVGATRTGIRLPDVRLDAEALRTTLGVFRHAGFSLLGAIPWSAAMVSPRTLDVAKHLGAESISAGELATRRVVDVSLVARSVAHMTHRLRPGALLITPADRDDIILAACMAALNGVPLAGLVLTGDIAPNPNVMKLCEKAIATGLPVLAVKTDSYVTAARAAAMNLEVPIDDVERMERAMNEVAENLDIGPLKARLRISRELRLSPPAFLYRLVELSRAADKRIVLPEGDEPRTVLAAVECGERGIATCVLLGDPAEVHRVAEAQGVALGKGVEVIEPTDDLRERYVAAMVELRKHKGLTQDGARNQLRDNVVLGTMMLALGEVDGLVSGATHTTANTVRPALQLIKTHEEAKLVSSVFFMCLPDQVLVYGDCAVNPDPDAEELADIAIQSADSAAAFGIEPRVALLSYSTGTSGEGADVDKVREATRIARERRPDLVLDGPLQYDAATVPSVAVSKAPDSPVAGRATVLIFPDLNSGNATYKAVQRSAGVVSVGPMLQGLRRPVNDLSRGALVDDIVYTIALTAIQATATPGSSEPAASPSA, via the coding sequence ATGGCATCTGCGCACGGTTTCTTCGTGGTACCGACCGGCCCTGGAGTGGGCCTCACCTCGGTCTGCCTCGGCCTGGTCCGGGCGCTCGAGCGTGAGGGCCTGCGGGTGGGGTTCATCAAGCCGATCAGGCAACCAGGCGATGACGAGGGCGTGGAGCGCTCCACCGAGTTCGTGCGCCGGAGCACGACGATCGAGCCTGGCGAGCCCATGCGGTACGCCGAGGCCGAGGCGCACCTCGCGGCCGGGCGGCAGTCCGAGCTCTTGCAGGCCCTGGTAGGGCGCTACGAGAAGGCCGCCGCCGGCGCCGACGTGATCATCGTCGAGGGGCTCGCGGCCACGGCCGACCACCCGAACCTGGACGGCTTGAACGCCGCGCTGGCGCGCGCGCTCGACTGCCAGTCCATCTTCGTGGCGACACCCCAGCCGGACCTGAAGGCCCTCGACGATCGCCTGGAGCTGGCCGCCCAGTTGTTCGGGGGCGCCGGTAGCGCCCGCGTCCTCGGCGTCGTCGTCAACCAACTCAACGCCCCGAGCATGGCCGTCGTAGGCGCCACTCGCACGGGCATCCGCCTGCCGGACGTACGGCTGGACGCCGAGGCCCTGAGGACGACGCTCGGAGTCTTCCGCCACGCCGGGTTCTCGCTGTTGGGGGCCATACCGTGGAGCGCAGCCATGGTCTCGCCGCGAACTCTCGACGTGGCCAAGCACTTGGGGGCCGAGTCCATCAGCGCGGGTGAACTGGCGACGCGCCGCGTAGTCGATGTCTCGTTGGTGGCGCGCTCGGTGGCGCACATGACCCACCGCCTCAGGCCGGGCGCCCTCCTCATCACGCCGGCGGACCGTGACGACATCATCCTCGCCGCCTGCATGGCGGCGCTCAACGGCGTGCCCCTGGCCGGCCTCGTGTTGACGGGCGACATCGCCCCCAATCCGAACGTCATGAAGCTGTGTGAGAAGGCCATCGCCACCGGGCTCCCCGTGCTGGCGGTGAAGACCGACTCTTACGTCACGGCGGCCCGCGCCGCCGCCATGAACCTCGAGGTGCCCATCGACGACGTCGAGCGCATGGAGCGCGCCATGAACGAGGTCGCGGAGAACCTCGACATCGGTCCGCTGAAGGCGCGCTTGCGCATCAGCCGCGAGCTGCGCCTCTCGCCACCCGCCTTCTTGTACCGCCTGGTGGAGCTCTCACGCGCGGCCGACAAACGCATCGTGCTTCCAGAGGGCGATGAGCCACGGACAGTGTTGGCGGCCGTCGAGTGCGGCGAGCGTGGCATAGCCACCTGCGTCCTGCTCGGCGATCCGGCCGAGGTCCACCGTGTGGCCGAGGCACAAGGGGTCGCGTTAGGCAAGGGCGTGGAAGTGATAGAACCCACCGACGACCTGCGGGAACGGTACGTGGCGGCCATGGTCGAGCTCCGCAAGCACAAGGGCCTCACCCAAGACGGCGCGCGCAACCAGCTGCGCGACAACGTGGTGCTGGGCACCATGATGCTGGCTCTCGGCGAGGTCGACGGCCTCGTGTCGGGCGCCACGCATACGACGGCGAACACGGTGCGCCCCGCCCTGCAACTGATCAAGACCCACGAAGAAGCCAAGCTCGTCTCGTCGGTCTTCTTCATGTGCCTCCCGGATCAGGTGCTCGTATACGGCGACTGCGCCGTGAACCCCGACCCCGACGCCGAAGAACTGGCCGACATCGCCATCCAGTCGGCCGACTCGGCGGCGGCCTTCGGGATCGAGCCGCGCGTGGCGCTCCTCAGCTACTCGACCGGCACCTCGGGTGAGGGGGCCGACGTCGACAAGGTGCGCGAGGCCACGCGCATCGCCAGGGAGCGCCGCCCCGACCTCGTGCTGGACGGTCCCCTCCAGTACGACGCCGCGACCGTTCCCAGCGTCGCCGTCAGCAAGGCACCGGACAGCCCGGTGGCAGGCAGGGCGACGGTGCTCATCTTCCCGGACCTCAACAGCGGCAACGCCACCTACAAGGCGGTTCAGCGTTCGGCCGGCGTCGTTTCCGTCGGTCCCATGCTGCAGGGGCTGAGACGGCCCGTCAACGACCTGTCGCGCGGGGCCCTAGTGGACGACATCGTCTACACCATCGCGCTAACGGCCATCCAGGCAACGGCCACGCCGGGAAGCAGTGAGCCCGCTGCCTCGCCGAGCGCCTAG